Proteins from one Niallia circulans genomic window:
- a CDS encoding MarR family winged helix-turn-helix transcriptional regulator has translation MKEILREVGMIARALDSISNIEFKEYDLTKGQYLYLVRIYENPGIIQEKLAEMIKVDRTTAARAIKKLEINGFIEKRQDETNKKIKKLFPTTKGENVYPLLKRESDYSDKSALAGLTEQETELLYDLLKKVRENIEVDWEDVKKGKKREY, from the coding sequence ATGAAGGAAATTCTGCGTGAGGTAGGCATGATTGCTAGAGCACTTGACTCTATCAGCAATATCGAATTTAAAGAATATGATTTAACGAAGGGACAATATTTGTACCTTGTCCGCATATATGAAAACCCAGGAATCATTCAAGAAAAGCTCGCAGAAATGATTAAGGTCGACCGGACTACTGCAGCTAGAGCCATTAAAAAGCTTGAAATAAATGGCTTTATCGAAAAAAGACAGGATGAAACAAATAAAAAAATCAAGAAGCTGTTTCCAACTACTAAGGGAGAAAATGTTTATCCTTTATTAAAAAGGGAGAGCGACTACTCAGACAAATCTGCACTTGCCGGGCTTACTGAACAGGAAACAGAGCTTCTTTATGACCTATTGAAAAAGGTTAGAGAAAATATTGAGGTGGATTGGGAGGATGTTAAAAAAGGGAAAAAACGAGAGTATTAG
- a CDS encoding helix-turn-helix domain-containing protein yields the protein MEEIQLILAKNLKMIREKKKLSLEKTAELTGVSKTMIGQIERGESSPTLNTIWKMANGLKISFTSLIQHQQPEAKIVKRNEIKALSEDNGKYIVYPYFPFEEDKRFEIYTVEIEQGGFLSAEAHQEGTIEFITVFDGELCVQVNDINYAVNAGDSIKFKADKPHTYHNPGERLTRLSMTIYYPE from the coding sequence ATGGAGGAAATTCAGCTTATTTTAGCAAAAAATCTGAAAATGATAAGGGAAAAGAAAAAGTTAAGCTTAGAAAAAACAGCGGAATTGACTGGAGTAAGTAAAACGATGATTGGCCAAATAGAAAGAGGCGAATCTAGTCCTACGCTCAATACGATTTGGAAAATGGCGAATGGCTTAAAAATCTCTTTTACTTCACTCATCCAACACCAACAGCCAGAGGCAAAGATCGTCAAAAGAAACGAAATAAAAGCCTTATCAGAGGACAATGGAAAATATATTGTTTATCCTTACTTTCCATTTGAAGAGGATAAACGCTTTGAGATTTATACAGTGGAAATCGAACAAGGTGGATTTTTAAGCGCAGAAGCACATCAGGAAGGTACAATTGAGTTTATCACAGTTTTTGACGGAGAGCTTTGTGTGCAGGTTAATGACATAAACTATGCAGTTAACGCTGGTGATTCGATTAAATTTAAGGCAGACAAACCGCATACGTACCATAATCCCGGCGAAAGGCTTACAAGACTTAGCATGACAATTTATTATCCTGAGTAA
- a CDS encoding LysE family transporter yields the protein MPLLSFLLYVTVTSFTPGPNNIMAMAFANKYGLRKTIGFCIGVSAGFFIIMLLCSYFNLILNSFMPKIEFGMTILGAVYMLYLAYKIAFSKDGGQEKEEDKNNSFLAGMLLQFINPKGILYGITVIATFILPYHDSQLVLLLFAIFLAFIGFLSTFSWSLFGSIFQKFLSKYKSQFNIVMALLLVYSAVSILI from the coding sequence ATGCCGTTGTTATCGTTTTTGCTGTATGTGACAGTAACCAGTTTTACACCAGGACCTAATAATATTATGGCGATGGCCTTTGCTAATAAATACGGACTGAGAAAAACAATTGGATTTTGCATTGGTGTTAGTGCCGGCTTTTTTATCATTATGCTCTTATGCAGCTACTTTAACTTAATTCTTAATAGCTTTATGCCCAAAATCGAGTTTGGAATGACAATCCTTGGTGCGGTTTATATGTTATATCTTGCCTACAAAATCGCCTTTAGCAAGGATGGAGGACAGGAGAAAGAAGAGGATAAGAATAACAGCTTTTTGGCAGGTATGCTTTTGCAGTTTATTAATCCAAAGGGGATTTTGTACGGTATAACGGTTATCGCCACGTTTATTCTGCCATATCATGATTCACAGCTAGTTCTGTTATTATTTGCGATTTTTCTAGCTTTTATTGGGTTTTTGAGTACTTTCAGCTGGAGTTTGTTTGGCAGCATCTTCCAAAAGTTTTTGTCCAAATATAAAAGCCAGTTTAATATTGTAATGGCATTGCTGCTTGTTTATAGTGCTGTTTCCATCCTTATTTAA
- a CDS encoding NAD(P)-dependent alcohol dehydrogenase: MKAIVSNKYGTPETLGYSDINRPLPKEEEVLVKIHAASLNYGNLVLLSGKPFLARFAFGLLKPKYTIPGSDIAGVVEAVGNGVTQFKPGDEVFGDLSQSGWGGFAEYAAVPEKALAIKPENLSFAEAAAVPMAGTTALQALRNTGKILPGQKVLINGASGGVGTFAVQIAKALGAEVTGVCSTRNLEKITSIGADYAIDYTKEDVTNTSKKYDLILAVNGYQTIHAYKKLLTEKGRYVMVGGNGKQMRDAMLLGPFLSLTSSKKFGNMLQQANQSDLNFLKELIEQNKLQPVIDKEFLISEAAEAYRYLQKGHAQGKIIIKVAED, translated from the coding sequence ATGAAGGCTATTGTTTCTAACAAATATGGCACGCCAGAAACACTTGGCTATTCCGATATAAATAGGCCATTACCTAAAGAAGAGGAAGTGCTCGTAAAAATTCATGCTGCATCCCTTAACTATGGAAATCTTGTATTACTTAGTGGAAAACCATTCTTAGCTCGTTTTGCCTTTGGATTGTTGAAGCCAAAATATACAATACCAGGCAGCGATATTGCCGGTGTTGTGGAGGCTGTCGGAAACGGGGTTACCCAATTTAAACCAGGTGATGAAGTGTTTGGGGACCTTTCTCAAAGTGGCTGGGGTGGTTTTGCTGAGTATGCTGCTGTACCTGAAAAAGCTTTAGCCATAAAGCCGGAAAACCTATCCTTTGCAGAAGCAGCAGCTGTTCCGATGGCAGGCACAACTGCATTACAAGCATTGCGAAATACTGGCAAAATACTGCCAGGACAAAAGGTATTGATAAACGGGGCATCTGGCGGTGTTGGCACCTTTGCAGTTCAAATCGCAAAAGCACTTGGTGCAGAGGTAACTGGTGTGTGCAGTACAAGAAATCTTGAAAAAATAACATCAATCGGCGCTGATTATGCGATTGATTACACAAAAGAAGATGTCACAAATACCTCTAAAAAATATGATCTTATACTAGCAGTGAATGGTTATCAGACCATCCATGCCTATAAAAAGTTATTAACGGAAAAAGGGCGCTATGTTATGGTTGGCGGAAATGGTAAGCAAATGCGTGATGCCATGCTGCTTGGCCCTTTCCTGTCGTTAACAAGCAGTAAAAAATTTGGCAATATGCTGCAACAGGCAAATCAGTCTGATTTGAATTTTCTAAAAGAGCTTATTGAACAGAATAAGCTCCAGCCTGTCATTGATAAAGAATTTCTTATAAGTGAAGCAGCAGAAGCATACCGCTATTTGCAAAAAGGTCATGCACAAGGCAAGATTATTATTAAAGTTGCAGAAGACTAA
- a CDS encoding MOSC domain-containing protein gives MLIGHIEEIVRHPVKSFRGESVAETNVMEYGLYGDRSHAFADDTRKGKYLTITQFPEMVRYSARFAGEEAMSEYPSIEITTPEGKVMNWGDAALALELDAKSKRKVSLLSYTPENVPLGAIEEEHIQFVTDASLAELKELWGDSAVDHRRFRPNLILSLKDKIPFIEESWFGKRIKIGTEVELQVNRHCERCMIVTVDPDNAERSPSLLKTVFKERQNNFGVYASVIKTGKIHSGDEVHLFD, from the coding sequence ATGTTAATAGGTCACATTGAAGAAATTGTTCGTCACCCAGTAAAGTCTTTTCGCGGAGAAAGCGTAGCAGAAACAAACGTTATGGAATATGGTTTGTATGGTGACAGAAGCCATGCTTTTGCAGATGACACAAGAAAAGGAAAATATTTGACAATCACTCAGTTTCCGGAGATGGTCCGTTATTCTGCAAGGTTTGCTGGAGAGGAAGCGATGTCTGAGTATCCTAGCATTGAAATTACAACACCTGAAGGAAAAGTAATGAATTGGGGAGATGCAGCTTTAGCCTTGGAATTAGATGCAAAGTCCAAACGAAAGGTTTCACTCCTATCCTACACACCAGAAAATGTTCCTTTAGGAGCAATAGAAGAAGAGCACATCCAATTCGTGACAGACGCATCACTTGCTGAGCTTAAGGAGCTTTGGGGTGATTCCGCTGTTGACCATCGCCGCTTTCGGCCAAATCTTATCCTTTCTTTAAAGGACAAGATTCCGTTTATAGAAGAAAGCTGGTTTGGCAAACGCATAAAAATTGGAACAGAAGTAGAGCTGCAGGTGAACAGGCATTGTGAAAGATGCATGATTGTTACAGTTGACCCTGATAATGCAGAACGATCTCCTTCTTTATTAAAAACCGTTTTTAAGGAAAGACAAAATAATTTTGGCGTCTATGCCTCTGTTATTAAAACAGGAAAAATCCATTCAGGAGATGAAGTTCATCTGTTTGATTGA
- a CDS encoding N-acetyltransferase family protein, with protein MEERDLTHILSIYNDAILNTTAVYTYKPDTLENRQLWYEQKLKDGYPVIVFELDNKAVGFASFGPFRAWPAYKYSIEHSIYVDGNYRRKGIAAALLKELIAIASEREYATLIGGIDASNEKSIALHKKFGFVHSGTIEKAGYKFDRWLDLAFYQLQLPGPANPLGE; from the coding sequence ATGGAGGAAAGGGATCTCACCCACATCCTGTCTATTTATAATGATGCAATTCTTAACACTACCGCTGTATATACATATAAGCCAGATACATTAGAAAACAGGCAACTATGGTACGAACAGAAGCTAAAGGACGGCTACCCGGTAATAGTCTTTGAACTAGACAATAAAGCAGTCGGTTTTGCTAGTTTCGGCCCGTTCCGTGCTTGGCCTGCCTATAAGTATTCTATTGAACATTCTATCTATGTCGACGGTAATTATCGCAGAAAAGGCATTGCGGCTGCACTATTGAAAGAGCTTATCGCCATTGCTTCAGAAAGAGAGTATGCTACACTGATTGGGGGTATAGATGCTTCTAATGAGAAAAGCATTGCCTTACATAAGAAATTTGGTTTTGTCCATTCTGGTACTATTGAGAAAGCCGGCTATAAATTCGATAGATGGTTAGATTTAGCATTTTATCAATTACAACTGCCAGGACCAGCAAATCCACTCGGAGAATAA
- a CDS encoding tandem-95 repeat protein: MKKKKYPFIPLSKKGIVSIFSAALLFSAPLAGPSITMAEGNGTDKVIFDENLEWMKSKTAMTGKTLTIDFSEQLASMGADSVLEAASNKQSVQAVFDKKVLMLTLKDFGETTISVTAKNSKQTVTNTFKVNITKKGDINGDGTITPADSLYIYQVISGKVKISTEQQKLLDINGDGKITNMDATLLMSSYVGKNVPATIEDNSFVQLTEINDTPVAADDAYTVNEDEQLKVNAATGVLANDIDPETKELTATVTTNPENGKLTFNEDGSFQYVPSANFVGTDRFTYKASDGNSTTEAKTVTINVLPVNDAPVSKDGVLNTQEDTVGIGTMLGTDVDGDTLTYTIVENGKKGKVTILDQKTGVFSYKPNANENGEDFFTYKVSDGKLTSTAKVSVVIKAVNDAPTAKSDAYTTKEDETLAVGKEKSVLVNDEDVDNDSLKAVLVKGTAHGTLDFKADGTFTYIPAKDFNGSDSFVYKATDGVLESAEQKVVLSVGAVNDAPVAKDSSLNVTEDEAASGVIEASDADKDKLTFAIAENGQKGKAVLTDAETGKFTYTPDKNANGEDKVVFTVTDGQGEPVKATVSISIKAVNDAPIAASDSFTTNEDEKLTIEAAKSILSNDGDVDHDALEAILVKTTAHGKLELNADGTFTYTPDKDYNGTDSFTYKATDGKLESAEQTVKIEVKPVNDSPTAKDSSLNVTEDEAASGVIEASDADKDKLTFAIAENGQKGKAVLTDAETGKFTYTPDKNANGEDKVVFTVTDGQGEPVKATVSISIKAVNDAPTAASDSFTTNEDEKLTIEAAKSILSNDGDVDHDALEAILVKTTAHGKLELNADGTFTYTPDKDYNGTDSFTYKATDGKLESAEQTVKIEVKPVNDSPTAKDSSLNVTEDEAASGVIEASDADKDKLTFAIAENGQKGKAVLTDAETGKFTYTPDKNANGEDKIVFTVTDGQGEPVKATVSISIKAVNDAPTAASDSFTTNEDEKLTIEAAKGILNNDTDIDNDALEAILVKATAHGKLELNKDGTFTYTPDKDYNGTDSFTYKATDGKLESAEQTVKIEVKPVNDSPTAKDSSLNVTEDEAASGVIEASDADKDKLTFAIAENGQKGKAVLTDAETGKFTYTPDKNANGEDKIVFTVTDGQGEPVKATVSISIKAVNDAPIAASDSFTTNEEEKLTIGSEKSILANDEDVDNDNLQAILVKGPANGLLVLNADGTFTYTPDKDYSGKDSFTYKATDGKLESAEQTVEIEVKAVNDTPTADASSIELEEDGSFNGKLTGFDPEGDSLTFSLVENGSKGTAVITNEQTGAFTYTPSKDANGADFFTFKVNDGNSNSEKATVAVTIKAVNDAPTASDVKIEGTARVGETLTGTYSYHDVENDAEDQSTYQWYSGAKEDGSDKTKIDGATSNEYKITNADLKKYLFFEVKPAAATGEQSSESYLSNASEKVMLADSVAPTIVSTTPANSASEVGVSDDLVITMSENVLAGSGKIEIKNSDGSTFAEYEANDTQHVVINGAAITIKHPDFAEGKEYSVVVGSNAFVDEAENAYVNNNNEWKFETEAAPGLTAYADPSTPLEEGAMKQMFGAFVYVDISGDSFKDGLTADDIILNNVPAGVTVMDQYVMGNNLTLVLNYDGTDFDTKFSEFSVTIKGTALEKGNDLTSNSLEFVPSADAPTPIITEYLHGGDGRSAVEIFSPAPTSEKYKLKVYSTNNGVKSSSEIALYLQSNPNITIGRIFYDYFDVVPFWYYNQDTVLDEGTNIVNALQIIAPNGTVVDTLGDPASSTPIVTGSVTMVRNTDIKDGIDRYVPSQWNTYTSDIYNHFGKRD; encoded by the coding sequence GTGAAAAAGAAAAAGTATCCTTTTATTCCTTTAAGCAAAAAAGGGATTGTGTCTATTTTTAGTGCTGCATTGTTGTTTTCAGCACCATTAGCAGGACCTTCTATCACAATGGCTGAAGGAAATGGGACAGATAAAGTTATTTTTGATGAGAATCTTGAATGGATGAAGTCAAAAACTGCAATGACTGGAAAAACATTGACGATAGATTTCAGCGAGCAGTTAGCAAGCATGGGTGCAGATTCAGTGCTGGAAGCGGCATCAAATAAACAGTCTGTACAAGCTGTTTTTGACAAGAAAGTCTTGATGCTCACACTGAAGGATTTCGGTGAAACGACTATAAGTGTTACGGCAAAAAACAGTAAGCAAACTGTAACTAACACCTTTAAAGTAAATATCACGAAAAAAGGCGATATTAATGGTGATGGCACGATTACACCTGCAGACTCTCTTTACATCTATCAGGTTATCAGCGGCAAGGTTAAGATTTCAACTGAACAGCAAAAGTTACTTGATATAAACGGCGACGGAAAAATCACTAATATGGATGCGACTCTGTTAATGAGCAGTTATGTTGGCAAAAATGTTCCTGCAACTATTGAAGATAATTCCTTCGTCCAATTAACGGAAATTAATGACACACCTGTAGCAGCAGATGACGCATATACAGTAAATGAAGATGAGCAGCTTAAGGTAAATGCAGCAACAGGCGTGCTGGCTAATGATATTGATCCAGAAACAAAGGAATTAACGGCAACTGTTACTACAAATCCTGAAAATGGCAAATTGACATTTAATGAGGATGGGTCGTTTCAATATGTACCTAGTGCAAATTTTGTCGGAACAGATCGATTCACGTATAAGGCAAGTGATGGAAACAGCACAACAGAAGCTAAAACAGTCACAATTAATGTATTGCCTGTAAATGATGCACCTGTATCAAAGGATGGTGTGTTGAATACACAAGAGGATACAGTCGGAATTGGGACAATGTTAGGGACAGATGTCGATGGTGATACACTGACATATACTATTGTTGAAAACGGTAAAAAAGGCAAAGTAACGATTCTTGACCAGAAAACAGGAGTTTTCTCTTATAAGCCAAATGCAAATGAAAATGGAGAAGACTTCTTCACTTATAAAGTAAGTGATGGCAAGTTAACTTCTACTGCTAAGGTGTCTGTAGTTATTAAGGCAGTGAATGATGCTCCAACAGCAAAAAGTGATGCTTATACTACTAAGGAAGATGAAACATTAGCTGTTGGTAAGGAAAAAAGTGTATTGGTGAATGATGAGGATGTGGATAACGATTCTTTGAAAGCTGTCCTTGTAAAAGGAACTGCTCACGGCACACTTGATTTTAAAGCAGATGGAACATTTACATACATTCCAGCTAAAGACTTTAATGGAAGTGATTCCTTTGTATATAAAGCTACCGATGGTGTTTTAGAATCAGCAGAGCAAAAAGTTGTTCTTTCGGTAGGAGCAGTGAATGACGCACCAGTTGCGAAGGACAGCTCGCTGAATGTAACAGAAGACGAAGCAGCTAGTGGCGTGATTGAAGCAAGCGACGCAGACAAAGACAAATTAACATTTGCGATTGCGGAAAACGGCCAAAAAGGAAAAGCGGTTCTGACAGATGCGGAAACAGGTAAGTTCACATACACACCTGACAAAAACGCTAATGGAGAAGACAAGGTAGTCTTTACAGTGACAGACGGTCAAGGAGAACCTGTTAAAGCAACAGTCTCGATATCGATTAAAGCAGTGAATGACGCTCCAATAGCGGCAAGTGACAGCTTTACAACAAATGAAGATGAAAAGCTGACGATTGAAGCTGCTAAAAGCATCCTTAGTAATGACGGGGATGTTGATCATGATGCACTTGAAGCAATTTTAGTGAAAACAACAGCGCACGGCAAGCTTGAATTGAATGCAGATGGAACCTTTACGTATACGCCAGACAAAGATTATAACGGTACGGATTCCTTCACATACAAAGCAACAGATGGAAAACTAGAATCAGCAGAACAGACTGTTAAGATTGAAGTAAAACCAGTGAATGATAGTCCAACTGCGAAAGACAGCTCGCTGAATGTAACAGAAGACGAAGCAGCTAGTGGCGTGATTGAAGCAAGCGACGCAGACAAAGACAAATTAACATTTGCGATTGCGGAAAACGGCCAAAAAGGAAAAGCGGTTCTGACAGATGCGGAAACAGGCAAGTTCACATACACACCTGACAAAAACGCTAATGGAGAAGACAAGGTAGTCTTTACAGTGACAGACGGTCAAGGAGAACCTGTGAAAGCCACAGTTTCGATTTCGATTAAAGCAGTGAATGACGCTCCAACAGCGGCAAGTGACAGCTTTACAACAAATGAAGATGAAAAGCTGACGATTGAAGCTGCAAAAAGCATCCTTAGTAATGACGGGGATGTTGATCATGATGCACTTGAAGCAATTTTAGTGAAAACAACAGCGCACGGCAAGCTTGAATTGAATGCAGATGGAACCTTTACGTATACGCCAGACAAAGATTATAACGGTACGGATTCCTTCACATACAAAGCAACAGATGGAAAACTAGAATCAGCAGAACAGACTGTTAAGATTGAAGTAAAACCAGTGAATGATAGTCCAACTGCGAAAGACAGCTCGCTGAATGTAACAGAAGACGAAGCAGCTAGTGGCGTGATTGAAGCAAGCGACGCAGACAAAGACAAATTAACATTTGCGATTGCGGAAAACGGCCAAAAAGGAAAAGCAGTTCTGACAGATGCGGAAACAGGCAAGTTCACATACACACCTGACAAAAACGCCAACGGAGAAGACAAGATAGTCTTTACAGTGACAGACGGTCAAGGAGAACCTGTGAAAGCCACAGTTTCGATTTCGATTAAAGCAGTGAATGACGCTCCAACAGCGGCAAGTGACAGCTTTACAACAAATGAAGATGAAAAGCTGACGATTGAAGCTGCAAAAGGCATTCTAAACAATGATACGGATATAGATAATGACGCTCTTGAAGCCATTTTGGTGAAAGCTACAGCACACGGAAAGCTGGAATTGAATAAAGACGGTACCTTTACGTATACGCCAGACAAAGATTATAACGGTACGGATTCCTTCACATACAAAGCAACAGATGGAAAACTAGAATCAGCAGAACAGACTGTTAAGATTGAAGTAAAACCAGTGAATGATAGTCCAACTGCGAAAGACAGCTCGCTGAATGTAACAGAAGACGAAGCAGCTAGTGGCGTGATTGAAGCAAGCGACGCAGACAAAGACAAATTAACATTTGCGATTGCGGAAAACGGCCAAAAAGGAAAAGCAGTTCTGACAGATGCGGAAACAGGCAAGTTCACATACACACCTGACAAAAACGCCAACGGAGAAGACAAGATAGTCTTTACAGTGACAGACGGTCAAGGAGAACCTGTTAAAGCAACAGTCTCGATATCGATTAAAGCAGTGAATGACGCTCCAATAGCGGCAAGTGACAGCTTCACGACAAATGAAGAGGAAAAGCTGACGATTGGTTCAGAGAAGAGCATTCTTGCTAATGACGAGGATGTAGATAATGATAATCTACAGGCAATCTTAGTGAAGGGGCCAGCCAACGGACTGCTTGTCCTAAATGCGGATGGAACATTTACGTATACACCAGACAAGGATTATAGCGGCAAAGATTCGTTCACATATAAAGCAACAGATGGAAAATTAGAATCTGCTGAACAAACGGTTGAAATTGAAGTGAAGGCAGTGAATGATACGCCAACAGCAGATGCTAGTTCAATAGAGTTAGAGGAAGATGGCAGCTTTAATGGCAAGTTAACAGGATTTGATCCAGAAGGCGACAGCCTGACATTCTCGCTTGTTGAAAATGGCAGTAAAGGAACAGCAGTCATTACAAATGAACAGACTGGTGCTTTCACTTATACACCGAGCAAGGATGCAAATGGGGCAGACTTCTTTACATTCAAGGTGAATGATGGTAACTCTAATTCGGAAAAAGCAACGGTAGCAGTGACAATTAAGGCAGTAAATGATGCACCGACAGCAAGTGATGTGAAAATAGAAGGTACTGCAAGAGTCGGTGAAACACTGACGGGGACATACAGCTATCATGATGTCGAAAATGATGCAGAAGACCAATCAACATACCAGTGGTATAGTGGCGCCAAAGAAGACGGCAGTGATAAAACAAAAATAGATGGCGCGACATCTAACGAATACAAAATTACAAATGCTGATTTGAAGAAGTATTTATTCTTTGAAGTGAAGCCTGCAGCAGCAACAGGTGAGCAATCATCTGAAAGCTACTTAAGCAATGCAAGTGAAAAGGTAATGCTTGCTGACAGTGTTGCGCCGACAATTGTATCCACAACACCGGCGAATTCTGCAAGTGAGGTTGGGGTTTCTGATGATTTAGTCATTACGATGAGTGAAAATGTTTTAGCTGGATCAGGCAAAATCGAAATTAAAAATAGTGACGGCAGCACATTTGCTGAATACGAGGCGAATGACACACAGCATGTCGTGATAAACGGAGCTGCAATTACTATTAAGCATCCTGATTTTGCAGAAGGAAAAGAGTATTCAGTTGTTGTTGGTTCAAATGCATTTGTTGATGAAGCAGAAAATGCCTATGTAAATAACAATAATGAGTGGAAATTTGAAACGGAAGCGGCCCCAGGTCTGACAGCTTATGCTGATCCAAGCACTCCTTTAGAGGAAGGAGCGATGAAGCAAATGTTTGGCGCATTTGTATATGTGGATATTTCAGGAGATAGCTTTAAGGACGGCTTAACGGCAGATGATATTATCCTGAACAATGTGCCTGCAGGAGTAACCGTCATGGATCAATATGTAATGGGGAACAATCTTACGCTTGTGCTGAATTATGATGGAACAGATTTTGATACGAAGTTCAGTGAATTTTCTGTAACGATAAAAGGCACAGCTTTGGAAAAAGGCAATGATCTGACATCTAACAGCTTGGAGTTTGTACCAAGTGCTGATGCACCAACACCGATCATTACAGAATATTTACACGGTGGCGATGGTAGGTCTGCCGTTGAAATATTCAGCCCTGCTCCGACATCAGAGAAATATAAGCTGAAAGTATATTCTACAAATAATGGAGTAAAGAGTTCTTCTGAAATAGCATTATACTTGCAAAGTAATCCTAATATAACTATTGGCAGAATCTTTTACGATTATTTCGATGTCGTTCCATTTTGGTACTATAACCAAGATACTGTTTTAGATGAAGGAACCAATATAGTAAATGCATTGCAAATTATAGCTCCAAACGGAACAGTTGTTGATACACTAGGAGATCCGGCATCAAGCACTCCAATTGTAACGGGAAGTGTGACAATGGTTAGGAATACAGATATAAAAGACGGGATTGACCGCTATGTGCCAAGTCAATGGAATACTTATACAAGTGATATCTACAATCATTTCGGTAAAAGAGATTAA